The Parafrankia discariae genomic sequence CACCCGGCGCCCGGCGCGAGCCCCTCGGCCGGCCCACGGGCCGGCGGTGGGGCGCCCCGCGGGCCGGCCGCGGACGGCCCGTCCACGGGTGACGAGGCCGAGCTGGCGCTGCCCGCCGGGTGGAGCTGGGTCGCTCGCACGAACGTCCCCCGGATCGGGATCTTCGAACGGCCCGGCGACGGCGAGCCGCGCTGGACGCTGGCCAACCCGAACCCCCGCGGCGTTCCGCTGCTCCTCGGCGTCGAGGAGCGGCAGGCCGACTGGCTCCGGGTCAAGATTCCCATCCGGCCGAACGGCAGTGTGGGCTGGGTGCGCGCCGCGGACACGACGATCTCGACGACGCCGTTCGAGCTGCTGGTGGACCGCTCGGAGCACCAGCTGACCGTCTTCCGCGACAACTCGGTGGTCACGAAGCTGCCGGTCGGGATCGGGACCGGGGCGACCCCCACCCCGACCGGCACGTTCTACCTGACCGAACTGTTGCGCCCAGACGACCCGAACGGCCCCTGGGGCCCGTTCGCCTTCGGGCTGTCCGGGTTCTCCGACGTGATCACCCGGTTCAACGGCGCCGAGGGCATCATCGGCCTGCACGGCACCAACCGCCCGGACCTGGTCGGCTCGGACGTGAGTCTGGGATGCGTCCGGCTGCGCAACGCCGACCTGCTCCGCCTGGTGGACGTCGTCCCGCTCGGCACCCCGATCACGATCACCGGGTGAGCCCGCGGGCCTGGGCCCGGCCGCTCAGGACTCGGCGAGGGCGAACACGCGACGGTAGGGCAGGTCGAGCAACGCCTCGACGGCGACACCGCACGACGCGGCGGCGAGGGCCGCCGGCAGGGCCACCAGCAGCAGCCCGTAGTTGCCCCGCA encodes the following:
- a CDS encoding L,D-transpeptidase, translated to MTGRVRWGPQGTADRRRGPAAATGVLLAAMVGATLFAGCGGADRDPAADPGPRPHPAPGASPSAGPRAGGGAPRGPAADGPSTGDEAELALPAGWSWVARTNVPRIGIFERPGDGEPRWTLANPNPRGVPLLLGVEERQADWLRVKIPIRPNGSVGWVRAADTTISTTPFELLVDRSEHQLTVFRDNSVVTKLPVGIGTGATPTPTGTFYLTELLRPDDPNGPWGPFAFGLSGFSDVITRFNGAEGIIGLHGTNRPDLVGSDVSLGCVRLRNADLLRLVDVVPLGTPITITG